AACGGCAAGGATTGTTTCAAGAACATCGCGTCTCTCCGAGAGAACCTCGCCGTTCCAAAACCGAAGCACATCATAACCCTGGTCATTCAGCCACGCTGTTCGCATCTCGTCTGAAGCGCTTTCGGCATGTTGGCATCCATCCAGTTCAACAATCAAGCAGCGTTCACGGCAAACGAAATCAGCAATATAGGCACCGAGAGGCACCTGACGTGAGAATTTATGACCGTTGAGCAACCTGTTGCGAAGATCGCCCCACAGTCGATATTCAGCATCGGTTTCATTCTGACGAAGCTGTCTTGCCTGTCCAGTTTTGCCGGGGCGGCGTTTGGTAATGTCCGTCATGCCTTC
This region of Agrobacterium vitis genomic DNA includes:
- a CDS encoding endonuclease domain-containing protein, with amino-acid sequence MKMSRLRLGLFSPAGRRCRQADEGAEGMTDITKRRPGKTGQARQLRQNETDAEYRLWGDLRNRLLNGHKFSRQVPLGAYIADFVCRERCLIVELDGCQHAESASDEMRTAWLNDQGYDVLRFWNGEVLSERRDVLETILAVLEGKITERCGTLRFYPGKRGQE